A window of Oceanispirochaeta sp. contains these coding sequences:
- a CDS encoding TrkA family potassium uptake protein has product MGKSIAVIGLGVFGRQVCEVLTKKGAEVIAIDNNAALVNRVKDIVSQAILLDSTDEDSLSEASLDSVDTAIVAIGDNIEASILTTALLKQLGVHHVIARAVTKIHYQVLKKIGADEIINIEEEQGMRVALNLIAPSVMEKVQLSREIILSELYLPPEKSHMTVQELDFEKKYSIRLVALRRSLNQMDSEGLNIRKEILLFPESGEELLEGDVLIMVGEEKNLELFQKNGS; this is encoded by the coding sequence ATGGGTAAATCTATTGCAGTCATAGGATTAGGTGTTTTCGGGAGACAGGTTTGTGAAGTACTCACTAAAAAAGGTGCTGAGGTTATCGCCATTGACAATAATGCGGCCCTGGTCAATAGAGTCAAAGACATTGTGAGTCAGGCGATTCTCCTGGATTCTACAGACGAAGATTCTTTATCGGAGGCATCTTTAGATAGTGTCGACACGGCCATTGTGGCTATTGGTGACAATATTGAAGCCAGTATTCTGACAACAGCACTGCTTAAACAACTGGGTGTGCATCATGTTATTGCCAGAGCCGTAACGAAAATTCATTACCAGGTGCTCAAAAAAATCGGAGCCGATGAAATCATAAATATAGAAGAAGAACAGGGGATGAGAGTCGCTCTGAATCTGATTGCCCCCTCGGTGATGGAAAAGGTCCAATTATCAAGAGAAATAATTCTTTCAGAGCTATACCTGCCTCCTGAGAAATCACACATGACGGTTCAAGAGTTAGATTTTGAAAAAAAATACAGTATCAGACTGGTAGCTTTACGAAGAAGCCTCAATCAGATGGACTCAGAAGGCTTAAATATTCGAAAGGAAATTCTCCTATTCCCAGAAAGTGGAGAAGAACTTCTGGAAGGAGATGTCCTGATCATGGTTGGTGAAGAAAAAAATTTGGAACTATTCCAGAAGAACGGGAGTTAG